Proteins encoded together in one Chitinophaga sp. LS1 window:
- the ltrA gene encoding group II intron reverse transcriptase/maturase yields MIATNKKPAKLVNKKSANAVLRSAENWDSIKWSYHRTIVKKLQLRIAKATQLKKFRKVKTLQWLLTHSFSAKLLAVRNVMQNKGSKTPGVDGIIIKTPEEKLTLAKNMKRRGYQPSPLRRIYIPKAGNMKKLRPLGIPTITDRCQQALYTLALIPVSEVTADLNSYGFRPQRSCADAIAQSFITLARRGSPTWILEGDIKGCFDHISHEWMDNNICLDKVIMNKWLKAGFIETGKLFPSLDGIPQGGMVSPVMCNMTLDGIAQMLANNFKQHKGITFIRYADDFIVTGHSKETLEKEVKPAITAFLKERGLELSEEKTKVTHITEGFDFLGQNVRKYPSRGKLKLLIKPSEKNIHSFLENIRELFHLARSTTQAQLIQKLNPKIRGWANFHRGVVSKKTFSRIDNEIWHLSLRWAKRRHSNKSVKWILSKYYKRIKGVNHRFSGNDLQKNGILQEVPLFLMSYTSIRRHVKILKSAHPFDIKYDEYFEMRTSEKWKYNSQRLNIEKHIGNFQKGKCPCCLEELKVNQNWCISLRRKASKGGEYKSENMNVIHKKCYEKWQTKTLHM; encoded by the coding sequence ATGATTGCAACCAATAAAAAGCCGGCAAAACTGGTAAATAAAAAGTCTGCGAATGCGGTCCTCAGGTCTGCGGAAAATTGGGATTCCATCAAATGGAGTTACCACCGCACAATCGTCAAGAAGCTTCAGTTGAGGATTGCGAAGGCTACACAGTTAAAGAAGTTCAGGAAGGTTAAAACCCTCCAATGGCTCCTTACACATTCCTTTTCTGCCAAATTGCTGGCAGTAAGGAATGTTATGCAAAACAAAGGGAGTAAAACACCAGGAGTGGATGGCATCATTATCAAAACACCAGAAGAAAAGCTAACATTAGCAAAGAACATGAAGCGTAGGGGATACCAACCTTCACCGCTCAGACGCATCTATATTCCAAAAGCCGGCAATATGAAAAAGCTCAGGCCGTTAGGAATTCCTACCATTACTGACAGGTGCCAGCAAGCACTATACACGTTGGCTCTGATACCAGTATCCGAAGTCACCGCAGATCTGAACAGTTATGGCTTTCGTCCCCAAAGAAGCTGCGCTGATGCTATAGCCCAATCTTTTATTACATTGGCAAGAAGGGGGTCTCCTACATGGATACTGGAGGGTGACATAAAGGGATGCTTCGACCATATCAGTCACGAATGGATGGACAACAATATTTGCCTAGACAAAGTGATTATGAACAAATGGTTAAAAGCTGGATTTATCGAAACCGGCAAGCTATTTCCTTCACTAGATGGTATTCCCCAGGGTGGGATGGTTTCGCCCGTCATGTGTAACATGACACTGGACGGGATCGCGCAAATGTTAGCAAACAACTTTAAGCAACACAAGGGCATCACCTTCATCAGATATGCAGACGACTTCATCGTAACAGGACATTCTAAAGAAACACTGGAAAAGGAGGTCAAACCGGCTATTACAGCCTTTTTGAAAGAAAGGGGACTGGAACTATCAGAAGAAAAGACCAAAGTCACCCATATAACAGAAGGCTTTGACTTCCTCGGACAAAACGTGCGCAAATACCCCTCTCGGGGAAAGCTCAAACTCCTGATTAAACCCTCGGAGAAGAATATTCATTCCTTTCTCGAAAATATCAGGGAATTATTCCATCTGGCGCGGAGCACCACACAAGCCCAACTCATCCAAAAACTAAATCCCAAAATCAGAGGATGGGCCAACTTCCATCGAGGTGTTGTATCAAAAAAGACCTTTTCCAGAATTGACAATGAAATTTGGCACTTGAGTCTTCGATGGGCCAAACGCCGTCATTCAAATAAGAGCGTAAAGTGGATACTATCGAAATACTATAAACGTATTAAAGGGGTAAACCACAGGTTCAGCGGCAATGATTTACAAAAGAATGGAATACTACAAGAAGTACCTCTCTTTTTGATGTCTTACACATCTATTCGTAGACATGTTAAGATCCTTAAATCAGCACACCCTTTTGACATAAAGTACGATGAATATTTTGAAATGCGAACATCTGAGAAATGGAAGTACAACAGCCAAAGATTAAACATCGAAAAGCACATTGGTAACTTTCAAAAAGGTAAATGCCCCTGCTGTTTGGAAGAATTAAAGGTTAATCAAAACTGGTGTATAAGTCTGAGAAGGAAAGCCTCTAAAGGTGGAGAATACAAATCAGAGAATATGAATGTCATTCACAAAAAGTGTTATGAAAAGTGGCAAACGAAAACATTGCATATGTGA